From the genome of Acidihalobacter aeolianus:
GCTGCCGAAATCGTCCAGCGCCACCGACAATCCCTGTTCGCGCAGCCAGGAAACCGTTTCCGTGGCCCGGCTCAGGTCGCCCAGATGCGCGGTCTCGGTGATCTCGCACTCGAGCACGCTGCGCAGGCCGGGGTAGCGCCCGAGCAGGTCGATGACGTCGCGTTTGAAACCCGGCGCCAGCAGGTGGCGCGCGCCGATATTGACCGCCACCGGCACACCCAGGCCTGCCTCGGCGAGACCTGGCAGGTCGGCCGCCACCGCCTCGATCATGGTCAACCCGAGCCGACGCACCAGACCGCGGTCGCCCTCCACCTCCTCGATGAAGTCACCGGGTTCGAGCAGCTTGCCGTCACGCCCACCCAGGCGTGCCAAGGCTTCCAGGCCGCTCACGCGGCCACTGCACAGATCGATCTGCGGCTGGTAGTGCGGGATCACCTCGCCGCTGTCCAGGGCGTAATCGATCTGCTGACGTATCTGATGCCGATATTCGAGCCGACGCTCCAACGCTGGCGAGTAAGCCACCCGCGACCCCGGCCCGGCACGCTTGGCGAGCTGCAGAGCCATGCTCGCGCGGCGCATCAGCGCCTCCGGGTGCGTGCCGTCCTCCGGGAAGCGCGCCGTGCCCTGTTCCGTCTTGAGCATCAAGGGTTCGCTGAGTCCCACGTCGAAGGGATGTTCAAGCTCGACATCGATGGCACGCAGCGCCCGCGCGAGACTTGTTTCGCTGCCGTCACCGGACTCCGTCAGCAGCACAGCGAACTCATCCGAGCCGAGACGCCCCACGAGCGGGCTGTCACCCGCTGCGGCAAGCAGACGTCGGCCAAGGGCGCGTAACAAGGTGTCTCCGACCTCATGGCCGAGTAGATCGTTGTGAAACTTGAAATCGGCGATGTCGATCAGGAGCAGCTGTGCGCGACGCACAGAATCCATGCCAGTAAGCCACCGCGCCGCCATATCCATGAAATTCACCCGGTTGGGCAGGTCGGTCAACGGGTCGATCAGGGCAAGGTAACGAATGCGGTCGCGCTGCTCATAGGTGCGGATGGCGAAGCCCACATCGCTAGCCAATTCCTGCAGCAGCCGTACGAGTTCCGGGGTAAAGAAGTTGACTTCTGTCGAATACACCGAGAGTACGGCCTCCACGCGATCACCTACCATGACCGGGATCGCGGCAGTCGAACGCCCGTTGTAACGCTTGAACAACGTGTGCCACGGGGCCATCTCGGGAGTGGCCAACACGTCATTGACCACCACGGTTTCATGGCTGCGCACCGCTCGCCCCACTGTGCCGCGGCCATAGGGGCTGGATTCATCCAGCTCCAACCTTACGCGGGCAAGATCGGGGAAATCGGCGATCCGACACGCCTGCTGGGTGTAATTCAGCAAACGGGCTTCATGGTCGATGGTCGCGATCGCGGCAATCAGTACCGGCGTGTGGCTGACCACAATGCGACAGATGTTGCGGAACAGATCCTCGCGATCACTGTAGAGTTCACGCACGATGCCCTGATTGATCTCTGAAAGCGCATCGTAAAAGTCGCGCAGACGCTCGCCCTCGCTGCGCGCCGCTTCGAGTTCGGTTGTCTCGATCGCCATTGAGACAATGCCAAGCGCTGTGCCGCCATCCACGCGCAATGCATATTTATAGACTCGGAAACTGCGCCCGAAGTAGGTTTCCTTGCGCTGAATCAAGCCCCGTGATTCAAGGGCCGCCAGATCGCTCTGCTGGCCGCTGGCAGCGTCAAGGGGGGGCATCAGACTGGCGTGAGTTCTGCCCCGATAGTGATATCTGTGCAGACCAAAGAGCCTCCGCGCGGCTGGATTGGCGTAGCGCCAACGCAAGGAAGCGTCTTTGACGAAAACGGGCATGGGCAATACCTGCGCCACGCGCAGCATGCCCCTCAACAGACCGAATGCACTGGCGCCCGACTCAGCCGGCGCGGTGACCGGCCTGCGTTCGTTCACTCCGGTGGTCCTCCCCAGCAATCACGCCAATCCTGCGTCTCACACAAATTTCGCATGGCCGATCGCGTGCTCCTGAGTTTCTTTAGTCATGGCATCACCGGTAACAATGGCACAGGTCCCGGCGGCTTGCCCGGTGCAAGTCCGGGCCCCTAAGATACCCGCTTGCCACGGGAAAAACGACATGAACGACCCCATCGTGATCATCGGTATCGGCGAAATCGGCGGCGTGCTGGCGCGCGGATTCCTGCGTACCGGCCACCCGGTCTACCCGGTCACCCGGGACATGGATCTCGCCCTGCAGGCGCAGCAGACCCCCGAACCCGCAATGGTGGTGGTCGCCGTCGGCGAACAGGCGCTGTCCCCACTCCTAGAGGTACTGCCGCCACCCTGGCGCGAGCGCTGTGTGCTGCTGCAGAACGAACTGCTGCCTGCTGACTGGACACGCCATCACCTGCCGTCGCCGACGGTCATGTCGGTCTGGTTCGAGAAGAAACCCGGGCAGGACGTCAAACAGGTGGTACCTACGCCCGTTTATGGCCCACATGCTGCGGCTGTGCTCAAAGCGCTGGGCGCGGTCGGCATCGACGGCGTGCAACTCGACGACCCCGACGCACTGCTGTTCGAACTGGTGCGCAAGAACCTCTACATCCTGACCACCAATCTGTGCGGACTCGAGGTAGGCGGCGACGTAGCGGCGCTCGCCAACGAGCATGCTGACCTGCTCGTCACGATTTCCGGCGAGGTGCTCGACCTTCAGGAGGCCCTGACCGGGCAGAAGCTGGACCGCGGCGCCCTGGTCGAAGCCATGCACGTCGCCTTCGCCGGCGACCCGGCGCACCGATGCCAGGGACGTAGCGCCCCAGCCCGGCTGCAGCGGGCCGTGGCGCAGGGTGAGCGATTGGGCCTGAAGCTGCCAGCCCTGCACGAACTCGGCGCACGCCACCTGGGTTGACGAGGTTCTAGGACGCTTCCGATTCCGACAGGGACGCCTCCAACGCATCCAGACAGCGCACGTCGAGCGCGCTACCGACTTGGCTTCGCATCATGCGCAAGGCCTCCGGCACCGGAATCGCATCCCGGTAGGGGCGTGCCGCAGTGATCGCGTCGAAGATGTCCGCGGTGGTGATGATGCGCGTCTCCAGGGCGATCTCGTCGGCCATCAGCCCATAGGGATAGCCCTTGCCGTCGAGCCGTTCGTGGTGCGCACCGGCCACCTTGGCCAGTTCGCCGAACAGCCCGATGCGTTCGAGAATTTCCTCGGTGTAGCGGGCATGCGCTCGCATCAGCCGCCACTCGTCCGCATCCAGTGCACCGGGCTTGTCGAGCAGCCCGTTGCTGACGCCGAGCTTGCCGATATCGTGCAGCAATGCGCCGCGCCGCAGCCAGCGCAAGCGCTGAGGCGGCACTTCCAAACGGCGACCGATCCGCTCCGCGAAATCCGCCACGCGCGCACTGTGCCCGTAGGTGTAGGGGCTCTTTGCGTCGACCACCTGACCGAAGGCGGCCGCGATGCCGTCCAGACGATCCTCGTCTACCAGAATCACGGATTCCGCAGGTTCGAGATCGGCGACGCGCTGGGCGACACCCTCCTCCGCCAGCCCCTCCCAGAACCCGGGAAGACAGGAAACCCGCTCCAGGGCCTCGACCAAGCCTGGATCGAACCAGCGTTCGGCGCGACCGCGCACCTCGGCCAACGCGGCCTCTGCCCCACCGGCGAGATGGAACACGTCGACTACCTGGGCGAGCAAGGCAATGCGCGCCTGCAGAGGGATGGCCTCTCCGGCGAGACCGTACGGGCGCCCCTGTCCGTTCCAGTGTTCGTCCAACGCGCGGATGCCATCGGCAACCGCGGGGGAGAACCCCAGCTGCAGCGCGATGTCGGCACCGCGTTCGCAGCGCGTGGCGACGAGCTCTGTGCTCAGCTCATCGCCGTGCCGCACCAGATCCAGCACGCGGTGAAAGCGCTCACGTAGAGCCTCGCCCGGCGCCGTGTGGGTCAGCACGAAACGCCCCAGCTGGAGCAGGCTTTGCGAATCGACGCGCTTGTAGTCCTGCTTGATCAGACGATCATCGCCACCGTAAAGCTCCCACAGGCGGGCCGCGTTGCTGCTACAGCCGGCATCTTTGAGCAACAGGGTGTAGTAAAGGTCGGTGCGCGCGGCGGTGGGCAGGCCCAGCTCGGCGCCGAGGTGCATGCCGATCCAGCAGCAGCGCAGGCAATGGCCGGGCGCCTGCCCCTCGGTCATGTCGAGCGCATGGCTCAGCGCGCCGATGACCTCCGACAGACGCAGCCCCGCGTCCGCCGCTGCCGCCTTTTGGTCCATCCGCACGGAACCGGTCAGCTAGCCGCGTGCGAACGCAGGTGCCAGCCGCGTGTATCGTGGGTCAGCCGGCTCAGACAGGCATACGGCACCTTGGTGCGCATCATCGCCGCGAGCGACCCATCGAGGGCGTG
Proteins encoded in this window:
- a CDS encoding EAL domain-containing protein, with product MNERRPVTAPAESGASAFGLLRGMLRVAQVLPMPVFVKDASLRWRYANPAARRLFGLHRYHYRGRTHASLMPPLDAASGQQSDLAALESRGLIQRKETYFGRSFRVYKYALRVDGGTALGIVSMAIETTELEAARSEGERLRDFYDALSEINQGIVRELYSDREDLFRNICRIVVSHTPVLIAAIATIDHEARLLNYTQQACRIADFPDLARVRLELDESSPYGRGTVGRAVRSHETVVVNDVLATPEMAPWHTLFKRYNGRSTAAIPVMVGDRVEAVLSVYSTEVNFFTPELVRLLQELASDVGFAIRTYEQRDRIRYLALIDPLTDLPNRVNFMDMAARWLTGMDSVRRAQLLLIDIADFKFHNDLLGHEVGDTLLRALGRRLLAAAGDSPLVGRLGSDEFAVLLTESGDGSETSLARALRAIDVELEHPFDVGLSEPLMLKTEQGTARFPEDGTHPEALMRRASMALQLAKRAGPGSRVAYSPALERRLEYRHQIRQQIDYALDSGEVIPHYQPQIDLCSGRVSGLEALARLGGRDGKLLEPGDFIEEVEGDRGLVRRLGLTMIEAVAADLPGLAEAGLGVPVAVNIGARHLLAPGFKRDVIDLLGRYPGLRSVLECEITETAHLGDLSRATETVSWLREQGLSVALDDFGSGFTSMDYLQHLAIRKIKLDQSFVYDLIDSPRDQAIVRAVVHLAEGLEIGLVAEGVANVALGELLRELGVHSLQGYAIAPPLPLASLSAWSAEWQLPETWRSA
- a CDS encoding HD-GYP domain-containing protein; translated protein: MDQKAAAADAGLRLSEVIGALSHALDMTEGQAPGHCLRCCWIGMHLGAELGLPTAARTDLYYTLLLKDAGCSSNAARLWELYGGDDRLIKQDYKRVDSQSLLQLGRFVLTHTAPGEALRERFHRVLDLVRHGDELSTELVATRCERGADIALQLGFSPAVADGIRALDEHWNGQGRPYGLAGEAIPLQARIALLAQVVDVFHLAGGAEAALAEVRGRAERWFDPGLVEALERVSCLPGFWEGLAEEGVAQRVADLEPAESVILVDEDRLDGIAAAFGQVVDAKSPYTYGHSARVADFAERIGRRLEVPPQRLRWLRRGALLHDIGKLGVSNGLLDKPGALDADEWRLMRAHARYTEEILERIGLFGELAKVAGAHHERLDGKGYPYGLMADEIALETRIITTADIFDAITAARPYRDAIPVPEALRMMRSQVGSALDVRCLDALEASLSESEAS